The Chloroflexota bacterium genomic sequence CTCGCGTGCCTTGGCCGAAGACATCGGCTCCGGCGACATCACCAGCGAGTGGACTATTCCCGCGGACCTGCATCTGCAGGGTGACCTCCTCGTCAAACAAGTTGGCGTCATCGCCGGCCTGGAGGTCGCCTCGCTGGTCTTCGCCACTGTTGACCCCGCCATCCAGTTCACGCCCCTGTCCAACGACGGCGACCGCGTAACGCGGGGCACGGTCGTCGCCCGGGTTTCCGGCCCGGCCCGCAGCATCCTCACCGCCGAGCGCACCGCCCTCAACTTCCTGCAGCGCATGTCGGGCATTGCCACCGACACCCGCCGATTCGTGGATGCCGTCAGC encodes the following:
- the nadC gene encoding carboxylating nicotinate-nucleotide diphosphorylase, with the translated sequence MDTATRLQVLEIVSRALAEDIGSGDITSEWTIPADLHLQGDLLVKQVGVIAGLEVASLVFATVDPAIQFTPLSNDGDRVTRGTVVARVSGPARSILTAERTALNFLQRMSGIATDTRRFVDAVSGTRAVILDTRKTCPGLRLLDKWAVRLGGAQNHRTGLYDMVLIKDNHIAAAGGITQAVKRVRERIP